The Phaseolus vulgaris cultivar G19833 chromosome 5, P. vulgaris v2.0, whole genome shotgun sequence genomic interval aagtagTAAGgggtagtaagtcccagaccgagagtgaacaaaactggttttccgaaaacaacacgtcttgacttttcttccccgtgtgatatttttgtgattcgtttatcgAGGttcctccttacctgggtgcaaacaacatatgaaagtacttgtgtaaattttttcagcgcaatacggacccagaataaaaattgtagaaaattgggcgaaatttcacaagttttggtagaggatagccttggtttgagcgaaaaattctgaaaaattctACCGAAAtcgttttttcctgaaattgcacgtaagaatctccactgaatttgggacaaaacgcaacaAACTTCAGGTCAAATGGATGAGTATTGACCCACAAAataatcaaacagtttcacacacgaacgaaccttcctctcAACTCTAgtaatgatgaataaaaaatttattgtcagttttgtgggatgaatctggggcttaaatctcagccaaaactcaatagacacagtgataacgtctggtaaaaatgtcaaaccaaaacacccaaggagtaaggcgttgTAAGTCCCAggccgagagtgaacaaaactggttttccgaaaacaaaacgtcctggctttactttcccgtatcttctttatgtgatttgtttatggacgtgcctccttagctgggtgcaaacaacatatgaaagtacttgtgtgaattttttcagcacaATTTTACgtagaataaaaattgcagaaagttgggagaaatttcacaagttttggtagaggatagccttcgTTTGACcgaaaatttttgaaaaattctcccgaaatagttttttcttcaaattccacgtaagaatatccactgaatttgaaacaaaacacgacaaatttcaggtcaaacgaatgagtattgacccacgaaaaaaatcaaacagtttcacacacgaacgaaacttcctttcagccctggtagtgatcaataaaaaatttattgtcaatcttgtgggacgaatatgGGGCTCAAAACTCagtcaaaactcaatagacacagtgaggaacttctggtaaaaatttcacacCAAatcacccaaggagtaaggcttAATATGTCCctgaccgagagtgaacaaaactggttttctgaaaacaaaacgtcctaagatttcttccccgtatcttctttttgtgattcgtttatggacgtgcctccttacctaggtgcaaacaacatatgaaagtacttgtgtgaattttttcagcgcaatacggacgtagaataaaaattgcagaaagtgaGGCAAAATTTCACATGTTGTCGTAGAGGATatagccttggtttgagcgaaaatttctgaaaaattctcccgaaatagttttttcctgaaattccacttaagaatctccactgaattcaggacaaaatgcgacaaatttccggtcaaacagatgagtattgaCCCACGAAAAAAGtcaaatagtttcacacacgaacgaacattcctttcagccctgacagtgatcaataaaaaatttaatcctaatcttgtgggacgaatctagggcacaaatctcatccaaaactcaatagacacagtgacgaccGTCTGGTAAATATTTcttaccaaaatacccaagtagTAAGgggtagtaagtcccagaccgagagtgaacaaaactggttttccgaaaacaacaCGTCTTGACTTTTCTTTCCCGTATGAtatttttgtgattcgtttatcgAGGttcctccttacctgggtgcaaacaacatatgaaagtacttgtgtaaattttttcagcgcaatacggacccagaataaaaattgcagaaaattgggcaaaatttcacaagttttggtagaggatagccatGGTTTGAGCGAAACATTCTCcccaaatagttttttttttctggaaatTCACGTCAGAATATCCACTGAATTCAAgaaaaaacgcgacaaattttaggttaaacggatgagtattgacCCACGaagaaaatcaaacaatttcacacacgcacgaaccttccttttaaccctggcagtgatcaataaaaaatttattgtcaatcttgtgggacgaatctgggactaaaatctcagccaaaactcaatagacatagtgacgaacgtctgggaaaaattttagaccaaaacacccaaggagtaaggtgtagtaagtcctacaccgagagtgaacaatactggttttccgaaaacaaaacgtcttgacatttcttccccgtatcttctttttgtgattcgtttatagacgtgcctccttacctggttgcaaacaacatatgaaagtacttgtgtgaattttttcagcacaatacggacgcagaataaaaatttCACAAAGTAGGTCCAAATTTTataagttttggtagaggatagccttggtttgaaagaaaatttctgaaaattctcccaaaatagttttttcctgaaattccacgtcagaatctccattgaattcgggacaaaaagtaacaaattttaggtcaaacggatgagtattgaccgacaaaaaaaatcaaacagtttcacacacgaacgaaccttcctttcagcgctggcagtgatcaataaaaaatttattgtcaatcttgtgggacgaatctcgagctcaaatcttagccaaaactcaatacacacagtgacgaacgtctggtaaaaatttcaaactaaAAAACCCATGGACAAAGAcgtagtaagtcctagaccTAGAGTGAACAATACtgattttccgaaaacaaaatgtactgacttttcttccccgtatcttctttttgtgattcgtttatggacgtgcctccttacctggttacaaacaacatatgaaagtacttgtgtgaattatttcagcgcaatacggacacagaataaaaattgcaaaaagtagggtgaaatttcacaagttttggtagatgaGAGTCTTGGTTTGagcgaaaatttctgaaaaattctccggaaaaagttttttcctgaaattccccGTAAGAATTTCCATTGAATTCGGGACAAAAattgacaaatttcaggtcaaacggatgagtattgaccgacgaaaaaaatcaaacagtttcacacaccaaagaaccttcctttcagcgctggcagtgatcaataaaattttttttgtcaatcttgtgggacgaatctcgagctcaaatcttagccaaaactcaatacacacagtgacgaacgtctggtaaaaatttcaaaactaaaaaactCATGGactaaggcgtagtaagtcccagacccaGAGTGAACAatactggttttccgaaaacaaaatgtcctgacttttcttccccgtatcttctttttgtgattcgtttatggacgtgcctccttacctggttacaaacaacatatgaaagtacttgtgtgaattatttcagcgcaatacggacagaataaaaattgcaaaaagtagggtaaaatttcacaagttttggtaaatGATAGTCTTGGTTTGagcgaaaatttctgaaaaattctccggaaaaagttttttcctgaaattccccGTAAGAATTTccactgaattcgggacaaaacgggagaaatttcaggtcaaacggatgttTATTGacccacgaaaaaatcaaacagtttcacacacgaaccagggctgaaaggaagcttcattcgtgtgtgaaactgtttgaattttttcgcgggtcaatactcatccgtttgacctgaaatgtGTCGCGTTTTTTCGCGAATTGAGTGTAGATTCTTActtggaatttcaggaaaaaactatttcgggagaatttttcagaaattaacaCTCAATCCAAGGCTCTACTTGTGAAattctaccaaaacttgtgaaatttcgtcttactttctgcaatttttattctgcgtctgtattgcgctgaaaaaattcacacaagtactttcatatgttgtttgcacccaggtaatgaggcacgtccataaacgaatcacaaaaagaagatacggggaagaaaaaccacgacgttttgtttttggaaaaccaattttgttcactctcggtctaggacttactacgccttactccttgggtgttttggtttgaaatttttatcaAACGTTCGttactgtgtctattgagttttgactGAGTTTTGATCCCcatattcgtcccacaagattggcaataaagtttttattgatcactaccagggctgaaaggaagtttcgttcgtgtgtgaaactgtttgatttttttcgtgagtcaatactcattcgtttgacttgaaaaagaagatacgaggaagaaaagccagaacgttttattttcgaaaaaccagttttgttcaatatcggtctgagacttactacgccttatcCCAAGTGGTAATTTGTGTCATTTAATTATTGTTAGAGTTTAAATCCTAATGATGATATATTAGATAAATCAGTCAAAATGAGGGGTTTAGTCTGATCCATAACTAGTTCGGATGGGGTCTGAAAATCTTCTAATAATTGGTTACAAAATTTGTCACAACCCACCTTTAATCCACTTAAACCAAGTTGAATCCATTGGTAGGTTGGGTTGATCCTTAAActcacttaaaaaaaatcacttagtTGTAAATATAATGTTAAAAATGCATTATAAAGCGCAGTATCTTTTGAACACCTCATTACAAAACATACTTCTTAAATATAACAAAccattataatattttacagTTTTTTTTCTGCAATCatttaatatttcttaaaattgacaaaaaaattatttcaaaacatGACATGTTTAAATTGAAGTAGTTATTGTCATGAACCACTTCAGTTATATTATATTGAAAAATCGTTCAATACTACAGTTGTATCAAATTTCACTATAATTGTATCTTAGTTATATTAAATTTCACTAAAATTGTATTGTACTATACCGGTTGATACTGGATGAGTCAGTCTTGAACCTGGTAACCGACCGAGTCAAAGAACATCAAGTTActtaataaataagaataacaACAATTACAATAACACTTAATGAGTCACATTCATATTTCGAAATATGCAGGAAATATATCTGACAAATCAACTAAATACTGATTAACTGAAAGATGTTACAAGTACTATCTAGATATTCAAATATACTTCTCTATTAATCAAGGATCATGATGTCAATAACTTTGACCCGTCTTGGCAAGTGTCCATAactaacactataaataaaaccCTATGCGGAGGtgtaaggtacgtttttcacaTTCTACTAGAATATACTTAAATCAtagcactgacttgagcgtcggagtgcaatcgtaGGTACCCCTCTGACCGACCGAGCACCAATAACAAAAGGAGGAGACTTGAAGGAAAGAGTAATGAGGCTAATGGCACGTCAACAATTGTATAACCAGTTCCAGATATTATCTATGTCCGTATATGTACACGTACTTTCCCTACCCGACTTGtccaattttaaaatagaaaaaattctAATTTCAAAAAATACCAAATAGAATTACCCtattcatttgaaaaaaaaaactaattttcacTTATCTAAAAATATTGATGTgatgtactttattttattttgaagtcATGTTATTTATACAAACTATCCACCCACTTTGTCAATGATTAATCTTTGTTGATAAATTTGCTTAACCTTTTCTAGTGAGGTGTCTCATCCTAATCATGGTTTTTTGTTCATCCACAAGGTTTGAACCTAAGACCTTATTTAAAGGGACCATGTTGAATGCCACTAAAAATGACCAGCAAGGTTCTCTAATGGGCATTAATCATCAATGAAGTGAGAGGATTATTCCTACCAATAATATAACTAAGAAAACTTTGATTTTTTCAAGGATTAATGATGTACATTGAAGGTGGTTATGGTGAAGAAAGTTATGTGGTTTAGAAGGCTGAGTAAACATGAAGATAGTACATTCCTATTGCTAAATGGAAAAACATGTTATCTTTACAATTTTGACTAAGAAACTCTAGCAATTATCTGTTTCCTTGCTACAATTAGTATCTACTTCTACCCTACCTATTCATCTATCTAACTAAGCTTATATGATAGAGAAATCTTCATCCAAACCATCTATTTCTCCTCTAAGTCTATGTTGTTGGATGATCAAAACAGAAATAGTCATTGAGAAGTCTGATCCAGAAAGAACATCTCCTATTGGTCCAAGTTCTGGGCACTGTTGCCAATCATTCATGCCCCTTGTCAAAACTGAGTTCATTCCACCTTCCCTTCCAACAATCACCAATGAGTATTGCCCTTCAAAGGATCTCAGAGTGGAGAATGTCTCAGCAGCATTTGCAAGGTGCTTCTCCATGTATGCAATACTACCCCCAATCACATGCCTTTCGTAGAACTGAGTGAAGCATTCATCATCCAATTTCCTCTCTTTCTCCTGCTCTGGAGGGATGATCCTGTATAATGCTGAGGACTCCACACTGTTATCATCTTCCAGGAATCTTATTACTTCCAGCTTAACTTGTGGATGCTGCGCTACACGGCTAGCATAGGCAAGGGCTTCTCTATCATCTTTTCCACCAATGAATATCACTGCCACGTTTACTGTTTCTTCACCTCCTCTTATACCTTCAACTGATCCAAGACCTCTATCTACTAGAATCCCAACAGAACAAGGAGCACTTCTCAGTACCTGTTCAACAAAAATATCTGTTTAACTGCTGCTGAAAAAGTTAAGAGTAAATCACAATGAACACCCTTCTGAgattttatcaaattatactTACAATCTTGTTTTTTCACTATTACAATGGTCTTCTTTATCATGGGATGTAAGTGCAATGTTTTTAAACTTTAAGGGCCAGAGACACCTATGATGTAAAAATGAGTGATCATATACTGACTGTTCTCAAGGGAAGTTGGAGTTTTGTAGAAATTTCAAAAACTCTGAGTGATCATATACTTACATCAACATTCTCAGAGTTGATGTACTCTAAGAATGTTAATTTTAATGTGCCTTTTCTTATTCTAGTAtttattggtttttatttcacgTCATGTCTTTTAACTGAATCTAAAATGAGTGTATCAGACTATTTGCGTTGATCTAAGTAaggaaaataaattagaaaaaatattgtcttccttttttttctttattttataatagaatTTGATGCATGCTTGTTGAAAAACTTGGAACTATGCCAGAGTTAAGACGATCTtccatttcttttgttttaacaGTATGAAAGGTGTGTTGAGGTTCTGAGTACCTTTCGGTTGACATATCTGAACCCTGCATTACCACCATCCAACCTTCTATCCTCACGCTGGTTCCTGTGGAATGGCAATATGATGAGGGCAATCATCAAGTCCTCAGCTAAAACGCAAATGTCTTGTGGCATGTTAGTGATTGTTGAGAGTGTCATGGTTCTTTTGAGTGTGATGCCATCATCATTGTCCTTCACATAGGCTTGGAATAAGGTGGTAACTTGGTCTCTCAGCTCCATCACTGCCCTGTCTTTCACTGTGTCTCTGTGCACTGCTTCTTCCCTATCCACTGTCTCTGATAGTTCAGCAGTGAGTTCAATCATGTCACTGACATACACCACAATGCCGGTGCCACCCGTCCCTTTTGTGATCTCCATCAAGTTGATGGAAGCAGGAGCATTTTGAGGTCTTTGAACACACACCAGGATCCTTAGCTCACTTGAGGGGTCAAGCATTTGAAGTGCCAAACGATGAGTAGGTGCTCTTTTCTTTGCTCGTCTAATGATGCTTGCTACAATTCTTGATGCAGGTAAAGCTGTTAAAAATGTTCCCATTACCAACACAATGCCTGTGGAAGTAGTCACACCACCACAACCTATCTGGTAAATAGCACAAGAACAATATGAGCCTAGCAGCTTCAAGTAACCCAATGCCAAACATGATTTCAGTTACTTTCTGTATTATTACACTAAAATGGTCTCATTGTTAGAAGCATCCTGCTACATCAACTAAGTTAAACTGAATTTTCACTAATTTTTAAGCACAAGAATAAAGTTACCCAAGAATGTGTGTCAAAGTGAGAAAAACAGATCTAATAGTAATGACCAAAATGAAGTGtctgattttgcaaaattgaaGCAGAAAGACTCACCACTTTCATAGCTAAGTAGATCTGCAAATGGCCCTTAGTGACAAGGAGCATTGCTATTGCAACCGATTCAGGCCAGTGAAAGCCAGACATGAACCCATAGATGACTATTCCAACAACTTTTCCAGCTGTTGCCACAAGCAAAACCACAATTAGTCTCACCCATGTTGCAGCATGGTGTGCAAGAAACAGCCTGAAATTAGACACATAGCCCATCCACAAGAAAAAGATGGGAAAGAAAATAGTGGTCAACATGTAGTTGATTCTTGTGATAACCCATTTGGAAACTCTACCCTCCCTGGGAACACAAAGCCCTACCAGAAAAGCACTTAAAATTGGATTATAATAATATACAGTGGTGGAGGCACACATCAAGACCATGAAGGCAATGGAGAGTACCAAGTGTGGACCTTTCATGGGTCTACCTTCAGGGTTCTCATTGCTCACCCACTTCATAAGCATTGGTGACACCATGGCTGTGAACCCTACCTGCACCAGCACTACAAACACCACATGAACAGTCCTCCTAATCTCAAACCTTGCATGCAAATTTTGACAGTATGCTGGCATTGGCACAACTATGTAGCCAATGGAAAGCATCAAACAGCACAAGAAATCTGTGTGCACAGCAGCCCCAATGATAAGCTTCCCAATATCTGATTTTCCTATTTTGAGCTGGGTTATCAAACGGGTCAAGACAGGGGAATCCGTGCTAGAAATCATTGTGGAGAAGGCTAAGGTGAACTCTAGCAGCTTGTTTTGATCTGGAAAGTATCTGAAGGTTGGAGTTATAAGACCTCCCATGATGAACGTGCTTACAACTCCTGCTACAGCAATTTTAGTATACCTGTTTGGTCTTGCAAACAGAACATAAGGATCCATCTCTATTCCCAGGGTGAACATGTAACATGTCATTCCAAAATCAATGATAAATCCAAACGTTAGGTTGAATTTCTCAAACAGCCTGCGTACATACCCTATGTTGCCCACAACTAGTCCTACCTGCACAACATCATTAAAACACAACATCAtttcatttttcactttttctttctctaaatAACATAAGGGCAtgtttggtttttttttttcttcggATCTCATATTCCAAATAATCAAACCAAAAACATGCATGTAGCTGTGGGGGAAAGAAGCTCACAATTATGTCTGAAGTAATGCGTGGTTGTTTATAAGGCTTTAGTAGAAAATGGAAACCATTGCAGGCAATCACCATcccaatatatataacaaaGTTCTTAGCTACTTCCAATATCAGGTTACCCAACTTGTCTCCACACACAGATGGCTCCATAGACTTCATTGGCAACCCAAAAGCCATTTTTGACAACCCAAAAGGTTCTTCTTTAGATATTTTCTCTAGATTAATGttgtcttcctttttctttcttcttcttctttgccttGATGACCAAGGACACCATTTTTTCTTCttagttttgttttgttaatgAATAATTAACACCAGTGGCTGTGATTCGTAGCTTTCTTTCAGGAGACAATAGAGGAGCATATAACAAGGCTATATGGCTTGTGAATTATGAACCGAAAAACATGGATAAATCACAAATCTTCCCTTCATCCCCATCACTTATTATTAGTCATAAGCATTGTTTAACAAATGCTTCTCTACACATCTTCAAATCTTAAAAACAACTATTCTCACTCTTTCTCAACACCCAATTGcaattttctctcttttatttaatctttttgtataaccaaattaatttggatattttgttttttttttcttccatttgaGCCACGTAGGGTCCATTTTGTTTAGGATCATTAGTTTAAATAATCTCTTAAACTAATTACACAGAAAGATATAGATTAGATGTGGTTATACATTTTTCGAGTATaattaatattacaaataattgtGACTCCTTAGGGTAAGAAacatatgaaaaattataaaaaaaattatcatttatatatattttgaaaaattaagtaGAAAATCATTTTAAACCCCAAATTCTATTTTTCCACTTAATGATTTtatgcataaaaaataatttttttatcaacatgaaaaaaataaataaatataaaccacAGGATGATCCTCCAACCATTTTACAAATACTTCTTTCAAAATAGATACTCTAAAACCACAAACCAACAAACAGGGTAAACTAATGGAGAGACACCACCaatcataaaaagaaaaggtAGAAGCAAATTTAGATATAATGTAAAATCAAACTTTTAATTGAAGCAAAGAAAATATTTCAGAATAAATGATCACTCCTTTAAAAATGTGTTTGTTTATATGTCTCTAAATCTCACTAATGACGGCAACTCAAACGACATTTACATTGGGACATTACCTAATCGAAAATCCTAGAAAATAATtacatagaaaaataaattgaatatgaTATGGGTTTTAAAAGGATTACAGACAAGGTAATACAAAGTCTTATTAAGAACACAATTAAGTGCTGCAGAAACCAAAAGTATCTTATATTCTTCAATTACTTTGAAGGTGAAACTCTAATCTGCATAATTTTTATCACGCAGAATACTACAAAAAAAGTATACAGATAACACTTAAATTGAAGTGCTCCATGGATACAGAATTATTCAATCACTCTGAGTAGGCATTTTGAAGCGACACAGAGGGCAAGAGTGGCCTATTTGCAACCACTCACTGATGCAGCTTTTGTGAAACATGTGCAAGCAAGGCATAGAAACACCAACATGAAAATCATCGAAACAAATGGCACACCTTTGCAAACCCTTTTGTTCAGATATCTCCAAACGTTCCACCAATGTCTTGGCTGCAGGCACAAATCCATaatcttcctcctcctcctcttcttcAGCAAGAACACCTtggtattcttcttcttcatcataatTCTCGCTATCACTGTCACTTATTCCATCTTCTTTTGGAATAGTAACGATCACATTCACATGCATATAAAGATTATAAGGTTTAGGATCTAAGGTTTCAGTGTCACTCAGCATGTCACGTGCACACTGTAACACTTTTGCTACCACGTCACTGTGAGCATTCCAAGGCACATCCATCTGGGAAAGCCATGACAGGATGGTTGTTTCTTGCATCATTTCATCCTTTGGAATGCTTGAAAACCTGTGGACCTCAACGTTGCAAAATGTGTCGAATTTACTTGCATTCAACACGTGCATGTTTGAGTACTCAAACTCTACGTTGAAGTGTATATTATTGGAAGAATCTGAGGGAGAATCAGAGAAAGATTCTACGTGTTGTTGATGATCATTGGAAGAATCTGAGGCAGAATCAGAGGAAGATCCTTGAGGGTATGCACAACAGTGGAGTTCATCCATTGGAAGAGAAAgatgagaaagaagaaagagaatTGTGGAAGAAGGAGGAGGAATATTAGAAAATACTAGGGTTTTGGCATTTTAAAGAGTTAGAGGAAAAGTAGGAATCAAGTAAAAATATCttgttttaaatttgaaatcttCTATACTATAACTTTTATCttccaatttttgtttttattttttcaccatttttaattttaaaataatttatcaatttactgaatatattgaaattgttaataaaaatgttattttctgTTATAACAATGCAAAAAGAAAATCCTATatacatacaaaaaaaaaacagttgtaaaaatttatgaatatat includes:
- the LOC137836206 gene encoding cation/H(+) antiporter 28-like gives rise to the protein MAFGLPMKSMEPSVCGDKLGNLILEVAKNFVIYIGMVIACNGFHFLLKPYKQPRITSDIIVGLVVGNIGYVRRLFEKFNLTFGFIIDFGMTCYMFTLGIEMDPYVLFARPNRYTKIAVAGVVSTFIMGGLITPTFRYFPDQNKLLEFTLAFSTMISSTDSPVLTRLITQLKIGKSDIGKLIIGAAVHTDFLCCLMLSIGYIVVPMPAYCQNLHARFEIRRTVHVVFVVLVQVGFTAMVSPMLMKWVSNENPEGRPMKGPHLVLSIAFMVLMCASTTVYYYNPILSAFLVGLCVPREGRVSKWVITRINYMLTTIFFPIFFLWMGYVSNFRLFLAHHAATWVRLIVVLLVATAGKVVGIVIYGFMSGFHWPESVAIAMLLVTKGHLQIYLAMKVIGCGGVTTSTGIVLVMGTFLTALPASRIVASIIRRAKKRAPTHRLALQMLDPSSELRILVCVQRPQNAPASINLMEITKGTGGTGIVVYVSDMIELTAELSETVDREEAVHRDTVKDRAVMELRDQVTTLFQAYVKDNDDGITLKRTMTLSTITNMPQDICVLAEDLMIALIILPFHRNQREDRRLDGGNAGFRYVNRKVLRSAPCSVGILVDRGLGSVEGIRGGEETVNVAVIFIGGKDDREALAYASRVAQHPQVKLEVIRFLEDDNSVESSALYRIIPPEQEKERKLDDECFTQFYERHVIGGSIAYMEKHLANAAETFSTLRSFEGQYSLVIVGREGGMNSVLTRGMNDWQQCPELGPIGDVLSGSDFSMTISVLIIQQHRLRGEIDGLDEDFSII
- the LOC137836128 gene encoding E3 ubiquitin-protein ligase SIRP1-like, encoding MDELHCCAYPQGSSSDSASDSSNDHQQHVESFSDSPSDSSNNIHFNVEFEYSNMHVLNASKFDTFCNVEVHRFSSIPKDEMMQETTILSWLSQMDVPWNAHSDVVAKVLQCARDMLSDTETLDPKPYNLYMHVNVIVTIPKEDGISDSDSENYDEEEEYQGVLAEEEEEEEDYGFVPAAKTLVERLEISEQKGLQRCAICFDDFHVGVSMPCLHMFHKSCISEWLQIGHSCPLCRFKMPTQSD